A segment of the Leptospiraceae bacterium genome:
AAAACGAATGTTTACATCATACTCTTCCTTACCCCGGGAAGTGGTTGGATAAAATTCATATAATCCCTTTACTATTAATCTGTTTTACGTAACCAATATCGTAAATCATTTAAAAACGTCTGGAAGTTTAACGGGCGTAAACTAACATCAATACTAGTTTTATTGTTATTCGCTTTTTACGACTGCGGAAGTATCTTTCTGAGTAATGCTCTTTCTTTAAGTCCATATCGAATAAATTTGATCGAAGCTTAGCACTTAAATATTGTTTGACCATCAATTTCTTCTCCAGATTTAATAGGATGATAGTAATTATAATCCTGCTTGTAGGCTTATCAAGTCGCGCAAAACTTCCCCTAGCCTCAGCCAAACTCTCCCGAGAACCGTTTCCTCTGCTCCATAATTTTAGAGATAGTCAAACTAAAGATAACTATAAAAAAAACAACTACCCAAACTATTACAAATAACTTTTCTCTTTCGTCTAATTTTAAGCTGGGCATTGTCTTCTTCTTTTCAGTTATTTTTTTCTGAGTTGTTTAAAATTTCTAGTTCAATTTTGAATCATCTTTAATTTTTACAGCTCCACTAATTAAGTTTTTATTCACAACTTTAAGATTCTTGAACTTCTGTGATTTTCTAGAGCAGGTTGAACTGCACCAATATCTTGGAATTCGTTCACTCTTCCGTATATAGAAACTAAGTTTCCATCAAGTAAATTGATCCAAAATAAAATCAAAGTCTTTCGAGGAAAATTCTGATTTAAATCCAAAATCAATTCAGAATATTTTCTTTATTTAGGAAAAGTCGAACGATTTCAGATTTTTATTTTCTTCTTTTACTTTATTAAGAGCTACGGACATTACGTCATCGTCCTCAAGAACTTCAAATCCAAATCCTTGTTTGAATTTTTCTCGTAACTCAGTATCCATATGGCTTTAAGTTTTCGATTGTCTATTACCATTTTATGCAATAAAATGCTGTTAGTAAAATAAATAATGAAATTCAGCGAGGATTAAATGCGGTTTAAATGCATCTAATCGAATTGTATTTCTCATAAGTTTAGAAAACTCTGGAGTTAAAATCAACTCGATGTGTTTTCTTCATTCTGCTATGGTAACCAATTCCAAGTGCTGTAGTAAAAAGGATCTTCCAATTCTAAAAATGTATAATGAGTTACTGTTGTGCCAATTTTGTTCGTAAGATATTTTTCAGTATCTTTAAAGAAGAACCACCTCCGGAAAGATAAATTATGGAAGGTCGATTAATACAAGGGCTAATGCGTATATACTTTTAATAATTTCTTCAACAATACCATCAATTGATTCGTAGATAATATTAATAATTTTGTCAAATTGTTCTGCAGTGATGATGAAGTTTTAGGAACTCAGTCTTAAATTCCTCATCAATGAAATCAAAACTAAAATTAAAATGTAATTTTAGTTGTTCGGCTTTATTGAATTCAATTTTTAGAAGTTGGGCAATTTTTTCCAGTTATTAAAATCCTCCTCCACTAAAAAACGAGAATGACTTAATAATCCATTGCTATTAACATTAAAAATACTCAGTTTTACCACCGATATCCAACTGCCCAACAACTTTTCAGCAATCGATTTGGTTTGGTGGTAATTGACATTGGCACTCAAGGAATAAGAATCAGTCGATATACAACTCAACTGAATATCATTTTTCATAAATGGTTTAAAAGTTTTTCAACTTCATCATGATGAACACTGAATGCAACAACGTTAGATACTTCATTTCCAATCCACCAAATACATCCCTGAACAACCATATTCTCAATTGGAAAGGGGACAACATTTTCTACTTCAAAAGGAAGAATTTCTTTAATTGCTTTTTCCGAACTAGAAGGTAAAACCAAATCTCGAATGAATAAATTATCCATTGCAATATTAATTAAAAAACTTGTCTCTTCAGGAAAAAAACTTTGAATAAACCGAACTATATTGTATTCGTATTCATCGGATTCTTTTTCAGGTAGAGATACAATCTGCAAAGTTTCGTGGCGCAAAATTGTAACACTTCCTAGAAACTGTCTATATAAAATTCCCTTTTATATGTGTGGTTCCATAATCAATTGCAAGGCACTGCGTATAATACATTCTTTAATCTTCGGAATAAAATAAAATCTGATCGTTTGTTAAATCAAATATACAGCTAACTCTTCTAGTTGCCGCACCACAGTTCCAACTCCAACTACTTTATAGACCTCACCTTTCGTTTTAACCCTTCCAGTAGAAACTGCGGAACCTGTTCCTGCAATTTCATCGAACAAAGTAAGCGCTTGGGCTTGCCCGCTAGAACTAGAACTCGGAGGTGGAGGCTGACTTGGATTAGCCGGTCCAGAACTTGGAGAATTAGTGGGAGGTGCTCCCATACTAGTAGTTTTGATTTGAAATTCTGCAAAATTTTTTAGATCATTGATTTCTTTTATATACCCGCCTTTTTCTAATTTATATTTCAAAATCCTCATAACAGCTTGTCTAGTCATAAACTCCGAAATCGACATGAGCACATGGTAAGGAGCTGCATTGATGTTGATCCGATCATCCCCTGTATCTCTAAAGGGTAAATAAGCCGTAATGTTATTTGATAATACATAATCACTATCTGTAACAAGTAATTTTTCTTCTTCGGACAAGAAATCTTTCGAAACATTTTTATCCTTGTCTGGATTCTTTAGAGATTCATAAACTAACTTTCTATCCCAACCTTTTATTGCAGTCAATTCAGAAAGAGAATACATAGGAGCATTTTTTATTTTTCTGGGTGGTTTTAGATTGGAATAGTAATATACTTCTGCCCCACCCCCGATTTCCTCCGAATTATCATCAATCCAATCTATGATCGGAAACACTTTATCCCTATTAATCCCTAATTGCTCAAAAAGACGAGTTACCATCTCTTGCACCTTTAGATTCGGGAGTTTATCGTGATTTCTAATTAGTTCATTAATATTAAATTTTCCATCTTCCGATGAGATACGATAATAAATAATGCCCGCCTGCCATTGGGATAGGTGGTGGATTAAATGCAATTCCTGACTGGTATAATATTTCTTCCGGCACTTTTTGAGCGCACCTATTCCACCTTGTAACCCCGCCCTCGCGAGTAAAAATGCTTTGAACCCATCCGCATTCGCCTTCGCAATTTTAAAGTCAATCATCCGATCGCCCGCATACTGGTTAGCAATCACAAACGACGACCCTCCAATAATAGCCACAAGAAAGAGGATCATCCCCCCTCTTCTCTTATTTGAAAAATATGTCCGAGTGCGCGAGAGTTTCATAGTTAATTTCATTTTCGCCAACTAGGGCTATTAATTCAATTCGAATTAGTTTGGGAATTAATAATCTAGCTACTTTTGTCGACTCTGAGTTTGAATGATTCAGGATTTCTACTTTTATGCCAAATGGCAACAACCTAAACAAATTTTTCTTGTATGGAATAGAAAATGAAATAAGGAAATTTTTTGACTGAGGCTTTTCTGTAATGCCCATGAAATATAGAATAGGATTCTGGTCTTTCTGAAATTTTTTCAATCTTTGCAAACACATTTTGAAAAAGCTTTTCACCAATTCCTTCTTGTTGCTTCTCGTACCATAGAATTGCTTCTTTTAAATCTTGCTTGGCTTCAGGCTCTAATCTGTATCTTCCTGCCAAGCTCTACCTCCAGTTCATTTGCGACATCTTCCATGGTAAAACCAGGATGTGGATTATTTTTTATACGAAGAGACCTGTTATCTAATTCTGCTTTAAAAGCCTCTTCCAACTCAGGAGTAATTTTCTCTTCTTGCTCCTCTTCATTCTGAATAATCAGAATAATTTTTTGAACTCCTGGTAAAAAAGATACGCCGCTAGGTAATTTTAAATATACCTGTCCATCGGTTTGAATTTCAGCAATGGTTTCAATACTTGTCATAGTTTATAAAGTAAATTGTAAATAA
Coding sequences within it:
- a CDS encoding general secretion pathway protein GspK, which encodes MILFLVAIIGGSSFVIANQYAGDRMIDFKIAKANADGFKAFLLARAGLQGGIGALKKCRKKYYTSQELHLIHHLSQWQAGIIYYRISSEDGKFNINELIRNHDKLPNLKVQEMVTRLFEQLGINRDKVFPIIDWIDDNSEEIGGGAEVYYYSNLKPPRKIKNAPMYSLSELTAIKGWDRKLVYESLKNPDKDKNVSKDFLSEEEKLLVTDSDYVLSNNITAYLPFRDTGDDRININAAPYHVLMSISEFMTRQAVMRILKYKLEKGGYIKEINDLKNFAEFQIKTTSMGAPPTNSPSSGPANPSQPPPPSSSSSGQAQALTLFDEIAGTGSAVSTGRVKTKGEVYKVVGVGTVVRQLEELAVYLI
- a CDS encoding type II toxin-antitoxin system RelE/ParE family toxin, which gives rise to MAGRYRLEPEAKQDLKEAILWYEKQQEGIGEKLFQNVFAKIEKISERPESYSIFHGHYRKASVKKFPYFIFYSIQEKFV